Proteins co-encoded in one Yamadazyma tenuis chromosome 1, complete sequence genomic window:
- the CLF1 gene encoding NineTeen Complex (NTC) component (COG:A; EggNog:ENOG503NVIZ) codes for MSSESQITSEKIIADSVSHQIKLEKPQQSIEDLEELQSLQLTKRTEYEQQLNKNRLNYGQWIRYAKWEVEFCNDFKRARSIYERALSVNVEHVPFWINYIKFELSNNNINHARNILDRAVAILPKIDKFWFLYVQTEETLQNYNKVRQLFKSWITWKPPATVWDAYVNFEKRYDETDNIREIFEQYILYFPEGKTWMTWINFELRVGDIQYIRNVLELAVDSILKSNPNDEKLPAIIEKWTRWEFKQKEVERANEIFRFILDKSKFQFDSNQYQLLLHEFTNFESKFGDENSLSVNVQLKRKLKYISSIEKNPQDVDSWWLLLDLLSGDELNEYMKKAISPENAPKDTSKTVVWRRYIFLWIRNSFHQEFTLGNIEAARQVWVECLKVIPKQIMFAKIWIEYSEFEIRNGEDGINKARKVLGRAIGIMKQPKKKIFKHYIDFERKLGEWDRIRKIYEKWFELSLINNFSALKVLLEYIDFEKSLQEYDRCEAIYKLGLQLMEEDLVADKLTPFDFLCISFIDFCKEQFEYPKARKLFEDLLLDHDNVKVWISYANFESSIPNDRQLEEFNTNTDEEFAFELEEDQKSNTRKVFERALSHYKKLEKDEERVIILEAWKSYEQTNGDVESTSSVEKKFPDIVKRTKVVDNINQEYLEYVFPQDKSTIPNLSKFLQNARNWASASNS; via the coding sequence ATGTCATCAGAGTCTCAGATAACAAGCGAGAAGATCATAGCAGACTCTGTGAGCCACCAAATAAAACTCGAAAAGCCTCAACAATCCATTGAAGATCTCGAAGAGCTACAGTCCCTTCAACTCACCAAACGAACAGAATACGAACAACAACTTAACAAAAACAGATTGAACTACGGCCAGTGGATACGATATGCCAAATGGGAGGTTGAATTCTgcaatgatttcaaacgGGCCAGATCCATCTATGAAAGAGCATTACTGGTTAATGTGGAGCATGTTCCATTCTGGATCAACTATATCAAGTTCGAATTATCCAACAATAACATAAACCACGCTAGAAACATTCTTGATAGAGCGGTGGCGATTCTACCGAAGATTGATAAGTTCTGGTTCTTGTATGTGCAAACAGAAGAAACCCTTCAAAACTATAACAAAGTCAGACAATTATTTAAGAGCTGGATTACTTGGAAACCACCTGCCACGGTATGGGATGCATACGTGAACTTTGAGAAAAGGTACGATGAAACAGACAATATCAGGGAGATATTCGAGCAGTACATTTTGTATTTTCCCGAAGGAAAGACCTGGATGACCTGGATAAATTTTGAGTTGAGAGTCGGCGATATCCAGTACATACGAAATGTGCTTGAGTTGGCGGTAGATAGCATATTGAAATCTAACCCTAATGATGAGAAATTGCCAGCAATTATTGAAAAGTGGACCAGATGGGAGTTCAAACAGAAAGAGGTGGAACGGGCAAATGAGATCTTCAGATTCATCCTTGATAAATCAAAATTTCAGTTTGACTCCAACCAATACCAACTCCTATTACATGAATTCACTAATTTTGAGTCAAAGTTTGGAGATGAGAACTCTCTCTCTGTGAATGTGCAATTGAAGCgtaagttgaagtacaTTTCAAGTATCGAGAAAAATCCCCAGGACGTTGACTCATGGTGGTTACTTCTAGACTTATTACTGGGAGACGAGCTCAATGAGTATATGAAGAAGGCCATATCACCCGAAAATGCCCCCAAAGATACGTCTAAAACCGTCGTCTGGAGAAGGTATAtctttttgtggataaGAAATTCTTTCCATCAAGAGTTTACATTGGGAAATATCGAAGCTGCCCGTCAAGTGTGGGTGGAGTGTCTAAAAGTAATACCCAAGCAAATAATGTTTGCTAAAATATGGATCGAGTACAGtgagtttgaaatcagaaaCGGCGAAGATGGGATCAATAAAGCTAGGAAAGTGTTAGGAAGAGCAATTGGAATCATGAAACAGCCTAAAAAAAAGATATTTAAGCATTATATCGATTTTGAGAGAAAACTAGGCGAATGGGATAGAATAAGAAAGATCTACGAAAAGTGGTTTGAGTTGAGCTTGATAAACAATTTTCTGGCTTTGAAAGTCCTCCTTGAGTACATCGATTTTGAGAAAAGTCTACAAGAATATGACAGATGTGAAGCCATATATAAGCTTGGACTCCAGTTAATGGAGGAAGATTTGGTTGCTGACAAACTAACACCATTCGATTTTCTCTGTATTTCTTTTATTGACTTTTGCAAAGAGCAGTTTGAGTATCCAAAGGCCCGGAAGTTGTTCGAAGATTTGTTGCTTGATCACGACAATGTCAAAGTGTGGATTTCTTATGCAAACTTTGAAAGCTCAATTCCAAACGACAGgcaattggaagaattcAATACCAATACAGACGAGGAGTTTGCATTTGAGCTTGAGGAAGATCAGAAGAGCAATACTCGAAAGGTGTTTGAAAGAGCCTTATCTCACTAcaaaaaacttgaaaaggATGAAGAACGGGTTATTATTCTCGAAGCGTGGAAAAGTTATGAGCAGACCAATGGAGATGTAGAGTCTACTAGCTcagttgaaaagaagtttccCGATATTGTCAAGAGAACTAAAGTTGTTGACAATATTAACCAGGAATACTTGGAATACGTGTTTCCCCAAGATAAATCCACGATTCCAAACCTTAGTAAGTTCTTACAAAATGCTCGAAACTGGGCTTCTGCAAGTAAtagttga
- the MTQ2 gene encoding S-adenosylmethionine-dependent methyltransferase (BUSCO:EOG09264XVU; COG:J; EggNog:ENOG503NUJD), whose translation MLPTPILKDLDYDNVYEPSEDSFLLLDCFEDENTFLSQKFGIGSPIITEIGTGSGIVTSFLMKNILPNGFYVATDVNPHACVSSINTIRLNNPDSAKIDVCQMSLTTAILPHTIDILIFNPPYVPAEEVPEIPQQYRDSRWLDLALLGGSDGMEVTWQLLDSLDSIISETGLAYILFCARNKPDLVKLEMEKRMWVVDKIIERKAGWEVLSVLRFMKRKN comes from the coding sequence ATGTTGCCTACTCCGATTTTAAAGGATTTGGATTACGATAACGTATACGAGCCATCAGAAGACTCTTTCCTCCTTCTAGACTGCTTCGAAGATGAAAACACATTTTTGTCCCAGAAATTCGGAATTGGAAGTCCAATTATCACCGAAATAGGAACTGGCTCAGGCATCGTCACCAgctttttgatgaaaaatataTTACCCAATGGTTTTTACGTGGCCACCGATGTCAACCCTCACGCATGTGTTTCCAGTATCAATACTATTCGGTTGAACAACCCTGACTCTGCCAAAATTGACGTGTGTCAAATGAGTTTAACCACAGCTATACTTCCACATACCATAGATATATTGATATTTAATCCTCCTTACGTGCCGGCAGAAGAGGTTCCTGAAATTCCTCAACAATACAGGGATAGTAGGTGGCTAGACTTGGCGTTATTAGGAGGTTCTGATGGAATGGAAGTCACATGGCAGCTACTAGATCTGTTAGATAGTATCATTAGCGAGACCGGTTTGGCGTATATTCTATTTTGTGCACGAAACAAGCCAGATTTGGTGAAATTAGAGATGGAGAAACGAATGTGGGTGGTGGATAAGATCATAGAGAGGAAGGCTGGTTGGGAGGTGTTGAGCGTATTACGATTtatgaagaggaaaaacTAG
- a CDS encoding uncharacterized protein (COG:A; EggNog:ENOG503NTZU; BUSCO:EOG09263MEM): MYQGSWDDRRSDSNRAQQVGESSYSGLRDRGRVSSRSDNRYANYSSYSSEPQSESSKKTFWSGEPSRFKTVQDKQIDTIIVGHLTSEQISAYQQFFRVEEISTVLRTASQNRQDLLSLLPSGNIQNTSLRREPSPPPKYDSSGNRTNTREMRVREALEKERHYLVELAAGSIKDYLPPFDYQKAQKTMEKLYIPHKDYPDINFVGFLLGPRGNTLKKLESESGAKLGIRGIGSTKDGKSSSPRLLANSNSHNSDSAEDDLHVEIMADSQSKIAKAIQLVNEIIEKMISSPVHQNDLKREQLRELAVLNGTLRETKPFDPNRFNKDQSRPSFDISRIVCKICGNIGHFARDCKLKSEGSQEQQGYRHEASPDTENDPEESLPPWKRAKTETTPTSTPVPTLPPAPFISTSSAPRAPPPGYRPSPPPPVVQKPPPPSGVVQKPPLPSGVDVEKPPPPTSMPRKPPPPSSVPKKPPPPATPDQQKPNPPPNGEKPPPPHQKFKPAPPSN; the protein is encoded by the coding sequence ATGTATCAAGGATCTTGGGATGACAGAAGATCAGATTCCAATCGAGCCCAGCAAGTGGGAGAAAGCTCTTACTCAGGATTACGTGACAGAGGAAGAGTATCCTCCAGGAGCGATAACCGATACGCCAATTACAGCTCATATTCATCAGAACCTCAAAGTGAGTCGTCCAAGAAGACATTCTGGTCAGGTGAACCCAGTCGATTCAAAACCGTACAAGACAAACAAATCGATACTATAATAGTGGGGCATTTGACCAGTGAACAAATCAGTGCATACCAGCAGTTTTTCCGAGTGGAAGAAATTTCAACGGTGCTACGGACTGCTCTGCAAAATCGCCAGGATTTGTTGAGTTTATTGCCATCTGGAAACATTCAAAATACTAGTTTAAGAAGAGAACCATCGCCTCCTCCCAAATATGACAGCAGTGGTAATAGAACCAATACTCGCGAGATGAGGGTACGTGAAGCATTGGAGAAGGAAAGACATTATCTCGTCGAGTTAGCAGCTGGCAGTATCAAGGATTATTTACCTCCTTTTGATTACCAGAAAGCCCAAAAAACCATGGAAAAGTTATATATTCCTCATAAGGACTACCCCGATATCAACTTTGTTGGGTTCTTATTGGGTCCCAGAGGAAATACCTTGAAAAAACTCGAATCTGAAAGTGGTGCTAAGCTAGGCATCAGAGGAATAGGGTCCACAAAGGACGGCAAATCCTCCAGTCCGAGACTCTTAGCTAATTCCAACTCACATAATTCAGATTCAGCAGAGGACGATTTGCATGTGGAGATAATGGCTGATAGCCAGCTGAAAATTGCTAAAGCTATCCAATTAGTgaatgaaatcattgaaaagATGATCTCGTCTCCTGTTCATCAAAATGATCTTAAGCGTGAACAATTGAGAGAGTTGGCTGTTTTGAATGGTACATTAAGAGAAACCAAACCATTTGATCCAAATAGATTCAACAAGGACCAAAGCAGGCCTAGCTTTGATATCTCCAGAATCGTCTGCAAAATCTGCGGAAATATTGGTCATTTTGCAAGAGACTGTAAGCTTAAGAGCGAAGGAagtcaagaacaacaaggTTACAGACATGAAGCATCTCCAGATACAGAAAATGACCCAGAGGAATCTCTTCCTCCTTGGAAAAGGGCCAAAACGGAAACAACACCCACATCTACCCCTGTACCTACTTTACCTCCAGCTCCGTTCATCTCTACATCTTCAGCTCCAAGAGCTCCTCCTCCTGGTTACAGaccttcaccacctccGCCAGTGGTGCAGAAACCTCCTCCACCGTCGGGTGTTGTACAAAAACCTCCACTACCATCGGGTGtggatgttgaaaaaccaccacctccaacttcaatgccTCggaaaccaccaccaccatccTCCGTGCCTAAGAAACCGCCACCACCGGCTACACCAGACCAACAGAAACCAAATCCACCTCcaaatggtgaaaaaccaccacctccacaCCAAAAATTCAAACCAGCTCCTCCTTCGAACTAA
- a CDS encoding uncharacterized protein (COG:S; EggNog:ENOG503P55N) encodes MQPYSRSGGTRKCFYEFQTLAACYTSADTVSKKECLPQFDDYFECLHGYKEREKVRLMLQQLKDNEASQKGITASDLYKSAGAVYENLDLITKD; translated from the coding sequence ATGCAGCCATATTCCAGATCAGGAGGTACAAGAAAGTGTTTCTATGAGTTCCAAACGTTAGCTGCCTGCTATACGTCTGCTGATACCGTTTCCAAGAAGGAATGTCTTCCCCAATTCGATGATTACTTTGAGTGTTTGCATGGATacaaagaaagagaaaaagTCAGATTAATGTTACAACAGTTGAAAGACAATGAAGCCTCTCAGAAAGGAATCACTGCTTCCGATTTATACAAGTCTGCTGGAGCCGTTTATGAaaacttggatttgatcaccaaagattAG
- a CDS encoding uncharacterized protein (BUSCO:EOG09260MBW; COG:A; EggNog:ENOG503NXAZ), translating into MFTFTLLTPADGHSSKASLMTIDGDVNILADISWNGKDHHDLDYLQDTLKSVNLVLLSHSTPEFIGGYALLCLKFPELMKNIKVYATSAVSQLGRVSTVELYRSVGLIGPLKDAVLEVSDVDEYFDRVISLKYYQSTNALERLAITPYNSGHTLGGSFWLLQRKLEKIIYAPSWNHSKDSFLSAASFLSSSTGNPLSQLVRPTALVTGTDVGSNLSHKKRSEKFLQLVDGTLANGGTVLLPTTISGRFLELLHLVDEHLQSAPIPVLFLSYSGTNVLRYATNLLEWMSPSLSKELENANSIVTNTGNRNHFPFDPSKVDLVSTPYELTQMAGPKVVFTSGVDLNSGELSSEALRVLCNDEKTTIILTEKTHFGYDNNVNHKLYQEWIRLCKSKNEGNIEDGIAVPLETQIDLSDWSLEEDLVGNELTDFREKINLKRKQKLIEQVRDRKNKVLTGENFEDSSSSDDDDDDDDDDDDLPVAPLETAESQATTPGTEDIKKVDVKIETVSPTTTNGTVPAIAVDDAAAHEALVTESIKSSFEQNLPLDIKITNKLRPRHAMFPFFANKDKQDFDDYGAIINPKDFEKKDDTNTKFSLENKRAGARSWGTNNDSLDGNQNQNKLTPQEMLNNEIIKRNLDALFHPRKRVAIASSGSTYSANNSQKISIRCGLSFVDLSGLVDLRSLSLIISSLKPSNLLLLPDTSVDAETKDDPEANGTLKIEQVLKLQQAQSQQNDAKSSILKSVRFMSLEAIRAGNLGNIKTSKMEILPLESNSKITIGSDDNGLDVGDFEVKLDDAVSDQLQWHTIDGSYRVAQVQGQLEVRYKKANHKRQKTINNILNQSSEFTLKPVDPSSTEKLPSGANKNKLAIGNIRLPELKRKLMSKNMNAEFKGEGTLVVNDTISISKITYGSNDGDDTGDIEIKGQFGPLYYQVKECIRELLAYV; encoded by the coding sequence ATCAAGGTGTATGCCACATCAGCGGTAAGTCAATTAGGAAGAGTGTCGACTGTGGAATTATATCGATCGGTAGGACTCATAGGTCCTTTGAAGGATGCAGTTTTAGAAGTGAGTGATGTGGACGAATATTTTGATCGAGTGATCAGCTTAAAGTATTATCAGTCTACAAATGCATTGGAGAGATTAGCTATCACTCCCTATAACTCGGGACATACTTTGGGAGGTAGcttttggcttcttcaaagaaagttggaaaaaatCATCTATGCTCCAAGCTGGAACCACTCCAAAGACTCATTTTTGAGTGCCGCTAGTTTCTTATCGTCATCCACAGGAAATCCACTCTCTCAATTAGTGAGACCAACCGCTTTAGTTACGGGGACCGACGTGGGCTCTAACTTATCCCACAAAAAAAGATCCGAGAAGTTTTTACAATTAGTAGACGGTACTCTTGCCAACGGAGGAACCGTGTTGTTGCCCACAACTATCAGTGGAAGGTTCTTGGAACTATTGCACTTGGTGGATGAGCATCTCCAGAGTGCTCCAATCCCAGTGTTGTTCTTGTCTTATAGTGGTACAAATGTGTTGAGATACGCtacaaacttgttggaatGGATGTCACCAAGCCTTtccaaagagttggaaaatGCAAATTCCATAGTCACCAATACTGGAAACAGAAACCACTTCCCATTTGATCCTTCCAAGGTGGATTTGGTTTCTACTCCTTATGAGTTAACCCAGATGGCCGGACCTAAAGTAGTGTTCACGTCGGGTGTGGATTTGAACAGTGGTGAGTTATCGTCTGAAGCTTTGAGAGTTTTATGTAACGATGAAAAGACTACAATTATTTTAACAGAAAAGACACATTTCGGTTATGATAATAATGTCAATCACAAGTTGTACCAGGAATGGATCAGGCTTTGTAAATCAAAAAACGAAGGCaatattgaagatggaaTCGCTGTACCTTTGGAAACCCAGATAGATTTGAGCGACTGGTCCCTAGAGGAAGACTTGGTCGGTAATGAGTTGACCGATTTCAGAgagaagatcaacttgaagcGGAAACAGAAGTTAATCGAGCAAGTGAGAGATCGTAAAAATAAGGTCTTGACTGGtgaaaactttgaagatagCTCATcatctgatgatgatgatgatgatgatgatgatgatgacgatttGCCTGTGGCTCCATTAGAGACCGCGGAAAGCCAAGCTACAACCCCAGGAACTGAAGACATCAAAAAAGTCGATGTAAAGATAGAAACCGTTTCTCCAACTACAACCAATGGTACTGTTCCAGCTATAGCTGTAGATGATGCAGCCGCTCATGAAGCTTTAGTAACTGAAAGTATTAAGAGTTCCTTCGAACAGAACTTACCATTGGATATaaaaatcaccaataaaTTGAGACCTAGACATGCTATGTTTCCCTTTTTTGCCAATAAAGATAAAcaagactttgatgattATGGAGCAATTATTAACCCCAAAGACTTTGAGAAAAAAGATGATACTAATACTAAATTCAGCTTGGAGAATAAAAGAGCTGGTGCTAGGAGCTGGGGTACTAATAATGACTCACTAGATGGtaaccaaaaccaaaacaaaTTGACCCCTCAAGAGATGTTGAATAATGAGATCATAAAGAGAAATTTGGACGCATTGTTTCATCCTCGTAAAAGAGTGGCGATAGCTTCTTCTGGCTCAACTTATTCTGCCAACAACTCACAGAAGATCCTGATCAGATGTGGGTTGTCATTTGTTGACTTGTCTGGATTGGTAGATTTGAGATCTTTGAGCTTGAtcatttcttccttgaagCCATCAAATTTACTTTTGTTGCCTGACACAAGTGTCGATGCTGAAACAAAAGATGACCCTGAAGCAAATGGTACTTTAAAGATTGAACAGGTTTTGAAACTACAACAGGCTCAAAGCCAACAAAATGATGCTAAGAGCTCGATATTGAAATCGGTTAGGTTCATGTCGTTAGAGGCAATCAGAGCTGGAAATTTGGGAAATATCAAGACTAGTAAGATGGAGATCTTACCTTTAGAGTCTAATAGTAAAATCACTATTGGAAGTGACGATAATGGATTGGATGTGGGAGATTTTGAGGTTAAGTTGGACGATGCGGTTTCTGATCAATTACAGTGGCACACCATCGATGGCAGTTACAGGGTTGCACAGGTTCAAGGTCAGTTGGAAGTTCGTTATAAGAAAGCGAATCACAAGAGACAAAAAACTATCAACaatattttgaatcaatCTAGTGAATTCACATTAAAACCAGTTGatccttcatcaacagaaaAGTTACCTTCAGGTGCCAATAAAAACAAGCTTGCTATAGGTAATATTCGGCTTCCTGAACTCAAGCGAAAGCTTATGAGTAAGAATATGAATGCTGAATTCAAAGGAGAAGGAACTTTGGTCGTCAACGATACTATTTCAATCAGTAAAATTACTTATGGATCTAATGACGGAGATGATACAGGAGACATTGAGATCAAAGGTCAGTTTGGACCATTGTATTATCAAGTCAAAGAATGTATTCGTGAACTTTTAGCTTATGTATAA